The following are encoded together in the Populus trichocarpa isolate Nisqually-1 chromosome 5, P.trichocarpa_v4.1, whole genome shotgun sequence genome:
- the LOC7464808 gene encoding protein PELOTA 1, giving the protein MKINRRDLVPDGPGSVKMTPVDADDLWFVYNLIAHGDSVMAVTVRKVLRETSTGRDAERVKLKLEIKVEAIEYDKVGSVLRIRGKNVLENEYVKIGAFHTLEIELHRPFVLRKELWDSMALHVLNQASDPAASADLAVVLMQEGLAHILLVGRSLTTTRAKIETSIPRKHGPAIAGYQTALNKFFEHLLQAFLKHVDFNVVRCAVIASPGFTKDQFHRHLLLEAERRQLRPIIENKSRIVLVHTSSGYKHSLKEVLDAPNVMNMIKDTKAAQEVRVLKDFFDMLSNDPDRACYGPKHVEVAHERMAVQTLLITDELFRNADIPMRKKYVNLVNSVKGSGGTVHIFSSMHASGEQLAQLTGVAAILRFPLPELEDIEM; this is encoded by the exons ATGAAGATCAATAGAAGAGATCTTGTACCAGACGGACCTGGTAGCGTCAAG ATGACGCCGGTTGATGCAGATGATCTTTGGTTTGTCTACAATTTGATAGCTCATGGAGATTCTGTTATGGCTGTTACTGTCAG GAAAGTTTTGAGAGAGACGTCTACCGGAAGAGATGCGGAGCGTGTTAAGCTTAAGTTAGAAATCAAAGTTgag GCTATAGAATATGATAAAGTAGGGTCTGTTTTGCGAATTCGTGGAAAGAATGTATTAGAGAACGAATATGTGAAG ATTGGAGCATTTCATACACTAGAAATTGAGCTGCATCGACCTTTTGTATTGAGAAAG GAACTTTGGGACTCGATGGCATTGCATGTACTCAATCAGGCTTCTG ATCCTGCTGCAAGTGCTGATCTTGCTGTGGTTTTAATGCAAGAAGGATTAGCACATATCCTGCTTGTTGGTAGAAG TTTAACTACTACTCGTGCGAAGATAGAAACTTCAATTCCTCGAAAACATGGGCCTGCAATAGCTGGTTATCAGACG GCATTAAATAAGTTCTTTGAGCATTTATTACAG GCTTTTCTGAAACATGTTGATTTTAATGTGGTTCGGTGTGCGGTGATTGCAAGTCCTGGTTTCACAAAG GACCAGTTTCATCGTCACTTGTTGTTGGAGGCAGAGAGGAGACAGCTGAGGCCTATCATTGAGAACAAGTCACGCATAGTTCTTGTGCATACAAGCTCAGGATACAA GCATAGTTTGAAAGAGGTTCTAGATGCTCCAAATGTTATGAATATGATAAAAGACACTAAAGCAGCACAAGAG GTCCGAGTTCTGAAGGATTTCTTTGACATGCTTTCAAAT GATCCAGATCGAGCGTGCTATGGACCAAAGCACGTGGAGGTTGCTCATGAACGCATGGCAGTGCAAACTCTACTCATCACAGATGAGTTATTCAG GAATGCTGATATACCAATGAGAAAAAAGTACGTCAACCTAGTCAACTCAGTGAAGGGTTCAGGTGGCACTGTTCATATATTTTCATCAATGCATGCATCAGGAGAGC AATTGGCTCAGTTGACTGGCGTTGCTGCAATTCTGCGATTTCCTCTACCGGAGCTGGAGGACATTGAGATGTGA